Genomic segment of Cronobacter dublinensis subsp. dublinensis LMG 23823:
GTGCTTTGGCAGCGCCAGATTGGCTTCCAGCACCTGGCGCTTGAGTTCTTCTAACATTGTCGTCTCCATGCCGGAGGGCGCGTCGCGTACGGCCTGCGATATCACAGGCCGGTCAACGAGCGCCGTCGGGCAGTCGTGCGTTAACGTTTGAAGCCGTAATAGACTTCATTCCAGCGCAGCGCGTCTTTAAAGGCCGGCAGGCGGGTGTCGTTGTCGATAACGGCAAGTTCAAGGTCGTGCATTTCAGCGAACAGGCGCATGTCGTCGAGCGTCAGGGCCTGGCTGAAGACGGTGTGGTGCGCGCCGCCTGCGAGGATCCAGGCTTCAGAGGCCGTTGGCAGATCCGGCTGGGCTTTCCACAGCGCGTTGGCGACCGGCAGCTTCGGTAGGGAGTGCGGGGTTTCCACCGCGTCGACGCAGTTCACCAGCAGACGGAAGCGATCGCCCAGATCGATAAGGCTCGCGTTCACCGCCGGGCCGGTGGTGGTCGAGAAGATCAGGCGCGCCGGATCGGCTTTGCCGCCGATGCCGAGGTATTGCACGTCGAGGATCGGTTTTTCCGGCGTGGCGATGGTCGGGCAGACTTCCAGCATGTGGGAACCCAGCACCATGTCGTTGCCGTTTTCGAAGTTGTAGGTGTAGTCCTCCATAAAGGAGGTGCCGCCTTCAAGGCCGGTGGACATCACTTTCATGATGCGCAGCAGCGCGGCGGTTTTCCAGTCGCCTTCACCCGCAAAGCCGTAGCCCTGCTGCATGAGGCGCTGAACCGCGAGGCCCGGCAGCTGTTTCAGGCCGTGCAGATCTTCAAACGTGGTGGTGAAGGCGTGGAAGCCGCCGTCCTCCAGGAAGCGCTTCATGCCAAGCTCGATGCGCGCCGCGTCGATAACGTTCTGGCGTTTATCGCCGTTGATCTGCGCGGCGGCGGTCAGGCGGTAGCTGCTTTCATATTCATCCACCAGCGCGTTGATATCGCCTTCGCTGACGTCATTAACGATAGCCACCAGGTCGCCCACGCCCCAGGTGTTCACCGAAAAACCAAACTTGATCTGCGCCGCGACTTTATCCCCTTCGGTCACCGCGACTTCACGCATGTTGTCGCCAAAACGCGCCACTTTCAGATGGCGGGTATCCTGTTTCGACACCGCCTGACGCATCCACGCACCGAGACGCCCCTGGGACTGCTTATCCTGCCAGTGGCCGGTCACGACGCTGTGTTGCAGACGCATACGCGCGCCGATGAAGCCGAACTCGCGGCCGCCGTGGGCGGTCTGGTTCAGGTTCATAAAGTCCATGTCGATGCTGCCCCACGGGATCTGGGCGTTGAACTGGGTATGGAACTGCAGCAGCGGTTTGTTGAGGATGGACAGGCCGTTGATCCACATCTTGGCTGGCGAGAAGGTGTGCAGCCACACCACCAGGCCCGCGCATTTATCGTCGTAGTTAGCGTCACGACAGATGGCGGTGATTTCGTCCGGTGTGGTGCCGAGCGGCTTTAACACCAGCCTGCACGGCAGTTTTGCTTCGGCGTTCAGCGCATTCACCACCTGCTCGGCGTGCTGATTCACCTGACGCAGCGTTTCAGGGCCGTAAAGGTGCTGGCTGCCAATCACAAACCACACTTCGTATTGATCGAAAATTGTCATCATCGTGTCCTTAATGTGTCAGGGCCGCCTGGCCTGCGTGCTCGGCAGACTGCGGGGTGGCGGCTGAAGGGAGATAGTGTTGTTCCGCGCTTTGCGACCATTGCTGGAAGCGGCGGTAGAGTTGTTCGAAACGTGCGGCGCGCTCTGGTTGCGGCTCCAGCGTGCTTTCAATCTGGCTGGCCATCGCCTGCTGCGCCTGCGGAATGTCGGCATGCGCGCCCGCCGCGACGGCGGCGAAGATGGCCGCGCCCAGCGCGCAGCACTGATCGGAGGCGACGATTTGCAGCGGACGGTTCAGCACGTCGCAGCACACCTGCATGATCACCGGGTTTTTACGGGCGATACCGCCGAGCGCCATCACGTTGTTAACGGCGATACCCTGGTCGATAAAGCACTCCTGAATGGCGCGCGCGCCGAAGGCGGTGGCGGCAATCAGCCCGCCGAACAGCAGCGGCGCGTCGGTGGCGAGGTTAAGATCGGTAATAACGCCTTTCAGGCGCTGGTTGGCGAACGGCGTGCGGCGGCCGTTAAACCAGTCGAGGATCACCGGCAGATGATCGAGCGACGGGTTTTTCGCCCACGCTTCGGTCAGCTGAGGCAGAAGCTGTTTTTTGCTCGCCTCGATCTGCGGTTTCAGTTCCGGGTGCTGTTGCGCCAGGGTGTCGAGCGGCCAGCCGAGCAGGCGACCAAACCAGGCGTAGATATCGCCAAACGCCGACTGACCGGCTTCC
This window contains:
- the araA gene encoding L-arabinose isomerase — protein: MTIFDQYEVWFVIGSQHLYGPETLRQVNQHAEQVVNALNAEAKLPCRLVLKPLGTTPDEITAICRDANYDDKCAGLVVWLHTFSPAKMWINGLSILNKPLLQFHTQFNAQIPWGSIDMDFMNLNQTAHGGREFGFIGARMRLQHSVVTGHWQDKQSQGRLGAWMRQAVSKQDTRHLKVARFGDNMREVAVTEGDKVAAQIKFGFSVNTWGVGDLVAIVNDVSEGDINALVDEYESSYRLTAAAQINGDKRQNVIDAARIELGMKRFLEDGGFHAFTTTFEDLHGLKQLPGLAVQRLMQQGYGFAGEGDWKTAALLRIMKVMSTGLEGGTSFMEDYTYNFENGNDMVLGSHMLEVCPTIATPEKPILDVQYLGIGGKADPARLIFSTTTGPAVNASLIDLGDRFRLLVNCVDAVETPHSLPKLPVANALWKAQPDLPTASEAWILAGGAHHTVFSQALTLDDMRLFAEMHDLELAVIDNDTRLPAFKDALRWNEVYYGFKR